The window GGGTGGCGGGGGTTCGCCCGGTGGCCGGAGCGCGACGGTCCCCGGCGGGCCGGGAAGGCGCTGCGAGGGAAGGTTCCGCGCGGCGCCCACGCCGAGGTGGTGATCGACCCGGACCGGGCTGACCCGGTGGCGTCGGTCGAGGAGTTCGACCGGGGGGCGCCTGGGGCGCCTGGCCGCGCTCACGCCGATCCGGGTCGGACGGGTGGCGTCGAGTCCCTGCGCCTTCCCGCGTGGCTCGGCCGGGCTGATGGCCTCCGACCTGGCGCGGACGCAGGCGACCGGTATCGGCGCGCACCTGTGCGGCGACGCGCACGCGGGCAACTCACGCGGGCAACTGCGGTCTGTACGGCGACGCCCGCGGCGGGCTCGTCATGGACCTCGACGACTTCGACGAGACGGCCCACGGCCCCTGGGAGGGGGACCTGAAGCGTCTCGGCCGCAGGGCGTCCGCGAAGGTGCGCGGCGCGATGAACGAGGGCGTCGCGGCCGCCATGAAGGTCTTCCAGGCGACCTCGCTGGTGCCGACCGGG is drawn from Streptomyces diastaticus subsp. diastaticus and contains these coding sequences:
- a CDS encoding DUF2252 family protein, with amino-acid sequence MDLDDFDETAHGPWEGDLKRLGRRASAKVRGAMNEGVAAAMKVFQATSLVPTGREGGGGGGEGGGAPTSSGPAEPRPGPSDRRGGLTAGPRLDE